The following are encoded together in the Xanthomonas vesicatoria ATCC 35937 genome:
- a CDS encoding chemotaxis protein CheB, whose product MGTPVALLGRPGEARERLREALGLAGAQVVLEDEPSAVDVQMLRDAEPVAVLVALEPAIEDALEALEPAFNMPGVTVIFDEAELTVRREGWEAQRWVRHLAAKLHGHADVLPPGTESEPSLQPEPGLTLAPRQHSDLQLDQHLEAAAHAFESMPGDAMFTRAADHSETSAAADKPSLTLGDSSTWGLVDEVAVVVRPRTEVDVAALSTGGLSLVDLEQSGEVTGAVLVMAGIGGPDAIRRLLAALPSDFPRAVLVRMTLDGGQYGNLVRQMGRVSALPVELGEPGQVVVAGKVYVLSDELGVQQHAGALAFVAHSDPAALIAALPATDSAVLMLSGANEALVDASLALAEQGGWLAGQSADGCYDPAAAARLARQGILTGDPAQLAQALAQRWPA is encoded by the coding sequence ATGGGAACTCCGGTCGCCCTGCTGGGCCGTCCAGGCGAGGCGCGCGAGCGCCTGCGCGAAGCGCTGGGCCTTGCCGGTGCGCAGGTCGTGCTGGAAGACGAACCGTCGGCGGTGGACGTGCAGATGCTGCGCGACGCCGAGCCGGTAGCGGTGCTGGTCGCGTTGGAGCCGGCGATCGAAGACGCGCTGGAAGCGTTGGAGCCGGCCTTCAACATGCCCGGCGTCACGGTGATCTTCGACGAGGCCGAACTCACGGTGCGTCGCGAAGGTTGGGAGGCGCAGCGCTGGGTGCGTCATCTGGCCGCCAAGCTGCACGGCCACGCCGATGTGTTGCCGCCGGGCACCGAAAGCGAGCCCTCGCTGCAACCCGAGCCGGGCCTGACGCTCGCACCGCGCCAACATTCGGATCTGCAACTGGATCAACATCTGGAAGCGGCCGCGCATGCATTCGAAAGCATGCCGGGCGATGCGATGTTTACGCGTGCTGCCGATCATTCCGAGACATCGGCCGCTGCCGACAAGCCCAGCCTGACGCTGGGCGATTCCAGCACCTGGGGCCTGGTCGACGAGGTTGCCGTGGTGGTGCGCCCGCGGACCGAAGTAGACGTGGCAGCACTGTCGACCGGCGGCTTGTCGCTGGTGGATCTGGAACAGAGTGGCGAAGTGACCGGTGCGGTGCTGGTGATGGCCGGGATCGGCGGGCCGGATGCGATCCGCCGCCTGCTGGCTGCGCTGCCGTCGGACTTCCCGCGTGCGGTGCTGGTGCGTATGACCCTCGATGGTGGCCAATACGGCAACCTGGTGCGGCAGATGGGGCGCGTGTCTGCGTTGCCGGTCGAACTGGGCGAGCCGGGACAGGTGGTCGTGGCGGGCAAGGTCTATGTGTTGTCCGACGAACTTGGCGTGCAGCAGCACGCAGGTGCGCTGGCGTTCGTCGCGCATAGCGATCCTGCGGCGCTGATCGCCGCGCTGCCGGCCACCGACAGCGCAGTGCTGATGCTCAGCGGCGCCAACGAGGCGCTGGTGGATGCATCGCTGGCACTGGCCGAGCAGGGCGGTTGGTTGGCCGGTCAGTCCGCCGACGGCTGCTACGACCCGGCCGCTGCGGCGCGTCTGGCCCGACAAGGCATTTTGACCGGCGATCCCGCGCAGTTGGCGCAGGCGTTGGCACAGCGTTGGCCGGCGTAA
- a CDS encoding methyl-accepting chemotaxis protein, producing the protein MSTAPDARKTNKLGSVSTSFWLGLLVLSMIVFGANTGVATWQGSRLAGAGTGAADLQVLSQQLANYGREAVSGDAKAFAAFKETKGRIDSTVSELDGRYGQEGSVASSMAQLKATWVPLSKNADQVIASEPAVLGLAGNAERFSGNVPQLQAQLNEVVRAMTVSGAPASQIYNTLQQVVVAGTMARRVTEMRAGGANAAASGDALARDSVVFTQMLEGLRAGNDELGIAAVRNPAALSALEQSQAQWTTMKKDVDAILASSRNLFAAQSSAAALTAGSGKMLDDSKKLFDAFSAFGSVRDTRLFPNFWLGVVSGLVALLAIIGFVWSSVRVRTREQDVRYQAQVEFNSRNQQAIMRLLDEISSLGEGDLTVKASVTEDMTGAIADAINYAVDELRHLVTTINDTSAKVAVSTQETQATAMQLADAAGQQANQITTASERISEIAASIEQVSRNSTESAEVAQRSVVIAAEGAGVVRETIQGMDQIRDQIQETSKRIKRLGESTQEIGSIVELINDISEQTNILALNAAVQAASAGEAGRGFAVVADEVQRLAERTSGATRRIEGLVQTIQADTNEAVSSMEQTTSEVVSGARLAEDAGTALTEIERVSNALNNLIKNISIAAHQQSAAATDITQTMGVIRQITSQTSQGAEQTAESIGNLAQLAADLRRSVADFKLPA; encoded by the coding sequence ATGAGTACCGCCCCGGACGCCCGCAAGACCAACAAGCTCGGCAGCGTCAGCACCAGCTTCTGGCTTGGCTTGCTGGTGTTGTCGATGATCGTGTTTGGCGCCAACACCGGCGTCGCGACCTGGCAGGGCAGTCGTCTTGCAGGCGCCGGCACCGGCGCGGCCGACTTGCAGGTGCTCTCGCAGCAGTTAGCCAACTACGGCCGCGAAGCAGTCTCCGGTGACGCCAAGGCGTTTGCCGCCTTCAAGGAGACCAAGGGCCGCATCGATAGCACGGTGAGCGAACTGGATGGCCGCTACGGTCAGGAAGGCTCGGTGGCCAGTTCGATGGCGCAGCTCAAGGCGACCTGGGTACCGCTCAGCAAGAACGCCGACCAGGTCATCGCCAGCGAACCGGCGGTGCTCGGTCTGGCCGGCAACGCCGAACGCTTCTCCGGCAACGTGCCGCAGCTGCAGGCGCAGCTGAATGAAGTGGTGCGTGCGATGACGGTCAGCGGAGCGCCCGCTTCGCAGATCTACAACACGCTGCAGCAGGTGGTGGTCGCCGGCACCATGGCACGCCGGGTGACCGAAATGCGCGCCGGCGGTGCCAATGCCGCCGCCTCGGGCGACGCACTGGCGCGCGACTCGGTGGTGTTCACGCAGATGCTGGAAGGCCTGCGCGCTGGCAACGACGAACTCGGCATCGCTGCGGTGCGCAACCCGGCGGCGCTGTCGGCGCTGGAGCAGTCGCAGGCACAGTGGACGACGATGAAGAAGGACGTCGACGCCATCCTGGCCAGCTCGCGCAACCTGTTTGCGGCGCAGTCCTCGGCCGCGGCGCTGACCGCCGGCTCGGGCAAGATGCTCGACGACAGCAAGAAGCTGTTCGACGCGTTCTCCGCATTCGGTTCGGTGCGCGACACCCGCCTGTTTCCCAACTTCTGGCTGGGCGTGGTGTCCGGTCTGGTCGCCTTGCTGGCCATCATCGGCTTCGTCTGGAGCTCGGTGCGCGTGCGGACCCGCGAGCAGGACGTGCGTTACCAGGCGCAGGTGGAATTCAACAGCCGCAACCAGCAGGCGATCATGCGGTTGCTGGACGAAATCAGCTCGCTGGGTGAAGGCGATCTGACCGTCAAGGCTTCGGTGACCGAGGACATGACCGGCGCGATTGCCGACGCCATCAACTACGCCGTGGACGAGCTGCGCCACCTGGTAACCACCATCAACGACACCTCGGCCAAGGTGGCCGTGTCGACCCAGGAAACCCAGGCCACGGCGATGCAGCTTGCCGACGCCGCCGGCCAGCAGGCCAACCAGATCACCACCGCGTCCGAGCGCATCAGCGAAATCGCTGCCAGCATCGAACAGGTGTCGCGCAACTCCACCGAGTCGGCCGAAGTGGCGCAGCGCTCGGTGGTCATCGCCGCCGAAGGTGCCGGCGTGGTGCGCGAGACGATTCAAGGCATGGACCAGATTCGCGACCAGATCCAGGAAACCTCCAAGCGCATCAAGCGCCTGGGCGAATCGACCCAGGAAATCGGCTCGATCGTGGAACTGATCAACGACATTTCCGAGCAGACCAACATCCTGGCGCTCAATGCCGCGGTACAGGCGGCATCGGCGGGCGAGGCCGGTCGCGGTTTCGCGGTGGTGGCCGACGAAGTGCAGCGCCTGGCTGAACGCACTTCCGGTGCGACGCGCCGGATCGAAGGCCTGGTGCAGACCATTCAGGCCGACACCAACGAGGCGGTCAGCTCGATGGAACAGACCACCTCCGAAGTGGTGTCCGGTGCGCGCCTGGCCGAAGACGCCGGCACCGCGCTGACCGAAATCGAGCGCGTGTCCAACGCACTGAACAACCTGATTAAAAACATCTCCATCGCCGCACACCAGCAGTCGGCGGCGGCGACGGATATCACACAGACCATGGGCGTGATCCGTCAGATCACCAGCCAGACATCGCAGGGTGCGGAACAGACGGCCGAGTCGATCGGCAACCTGGCTCAGCTCGCTGCCGATCTGCGCCGTTCGGTCGCCGACTTCAAGCTGCCGGCGTGA
- a CDS encoding chemotaxis protein CheW, giving the protein MRSPFDILEDYERRSLAHATPLPERQFSADIWRGVGYRVGTRRLVSDFREVAEIVPMPPVTPVPGGQPWLLGVGNLRGNLFPVIDLKQFLEGRRTVLQEGQRVLIMRQSGGDVALTIDELYGQRSFEQSQAVEPGELAQGRYAHFIDRAFRNETQDWGVFSLALLSRTPEFRQAAA; this is encoded by the coding sequence ATGCGTTCTCCATTCGATATTCTCGAAGACTACGAGCGTCGTAGCCTTGCGCATGCCACGCCGCTACCGGAACGCCAGTTCTCGGCCGATATCTGGCGTGGCGTCGGCTATCGCGTCGGTACCCGGCGACTGGTCTCGGATTTCCGCGAAGTGGCGGAAATCGTGCCGATGCCGCCGGTGACGCCGGTGCCCGGCGGGCAGCCTTGGTTGCTGGGCGTGGGAAACCTGCGCGGCAATCTGTTCCCGGTGATCGATCTGAAGCAGTTCCTGGAGGGCCGGCGTACGGTGCTGCAGGAAGGCCAGCGTGTGCTGATCATGCGTCAGAGCGGCGGCGACGTCGCGCTGACCATCGATGAGCTGTACGGCCAGCGCAGCTTCGAACAGTCGCAAGCGGTCGAACCCGGGGAGTTGGCTCAGGGCCGCTACGCCCACTTCATCGATCGTGCCTTCCGCAACGAGACGCAGGACTGGGGTGTGTTCTCCCTGGCGTTGCTGTCGCGCACTCCTGAATTCCGGCAGGCCGCGGCCTAA
- a CDS encoding Hpt domain-containing protein, with protein sequence MSALRDAMSHAALGWVKPELDETLRQARNEIEYFAEEPSDTSRMRFCAGYLHQVQGTLRMVELYAPAMVAEELELLANAVQAGEVSDRDEACAMLMRGTVLLPDYLERLQNGHRDIPIVLLPLLNEIRATRGQPGLNESVLFAFDPQAGVATEAELDHARGSLSGRNRELLDTVGSAVKEELLRVKDALDLHLRTGGDIAELQSQVKDLGSVADTLGMMGLGVARNVVVQQRDALARVVDGQVQMDEGVLLDIAGALLYVDASLDDQVASLGADVGDGNEASNSATSSEVRRTVDVLAQEAIANFGAAREHFVAFIETNWDHARLADVPHLLGEVGGALRILELPQAADYLEGVRRYVDLELIGKQRVPSGRQLDTLADAMASLEYYLEALRERRPGREEILDITRNSLETLRYWPLPSGQPSDLPVGADQPGNVAEVQPVAVSLAPHAGTPEAAANDAAPVASLEWANETVVETPFAASVVHDTGAAATDTVFSFDPVAAEETVSGQAHVPFTVAPLELSDDGAHAPGDWQLETTEQAAPIGTSAFDPVSAEQDSFASSEAAQISYTMDLSALEQEQAAMPVVAEATPLQIEQIDLLDLDQTAAPLDFIAENQARRAQSSIEDAFSPPPAPPQELDDPFVESAPDDAQDVPPVTAEQTAPRVQQATVSEFELDDASAAFLAQLDAASAQFDVERPQDAPAASDAASEAMPVQEASEPVTVVAADSGIFGGFGDSDIDDDIRDVFLEEFDEELVNLGQLLPVWRAAPHSPDNLRPIRRVFHTLKGSGRLVGASVLGEFSWKIESMLNRVLDNSRPASPAVVAMVELAYEVLPQFNAALRDQGRISADLPEIQTVAERVAAGEEVYYVPAPVTPVAVEIAAIPAVSGALVASGGTPASVDSVLREILEAEVATHLETVNAWLQAAQVEPQLATEELLRAVHTMSGAFAMTDVPEITLVTTPAESYVKRLLAASQTPSQEGVDAITATAAAIATTVTALRADAPLIPSFGPLTERLRALVDTLPEAQWPPQVALDELDDLDAVSDEVAESEAVELTGVEDLSRYLDASALPADTAAPTYPIDQPRDANAHPEAPIAVDELADAEAAASLHALQSPAATDEHVAALEQDTAIAESDAASGDDAAPVRQTEQADALHGDAAQHDQAAARGTDAHAGSIDEPAVEADAWDATELQHAGTAEAAWQPAEHAEAAVAETHLASDASPSAHDAADHGAHAEERVAVDELAEAEATLGETQTLAPVADTGTVADDAIVETIDALEAVHVDAPVADEAPAAIAEDWTPETAALDHVSTDQDGQLVEQGDGDPVAASSEHDTGAQDEHAEHGTALAVEHGESVQAHAADAPANEQDQYAAQADEHAGSQDHADAEQSAHSDAQAGYDAPSQSDTQVESSDQLDALEKAQPDEQSHDDAARAETVDDAAQAEGEHVDATSSDATLAEVEDADAQHAEAVHADDAVPEQTIESVQAFEMAHAADQVEESGDPQSETAPELHDHVAMADAEAQPDDATATHEQLEQAERADAAEAMAAEHETAEHEATAAAAFSAPVEDTAPVETATNEVGAAFDIGPLNFDQLDGELVDIFVEEGRDLLDHCDGLIARMHEVPEDREVLNGLQRDLHTLKGGARMAGINAIGDLGHAIESLLEAVAANRTDIDRDDVRLFERGFDRLHQLLTRTGMHRAVSMPTDLVEAFETRTRGRNAAEPSDADVRAIAKASVEPAPLSAPIPVEGQVEEELMPRAQQEQVRVRADLLDRLVNHAGEVAIYRSRLEQQMGAFRGAMGELDRTNARLRDQLRRLDLETEAQIVARYQREQDQGDRTFDPLELDRFSTLQQLSRALNESAADLGGLQGVLEDLSRQYDGLLQQQSRVSSELQDGLMRARMVPFDGLVPRLRRVVRQAATDTGKQVHLVLEGTQGELDRNVLDRMVAPLEHMLRNSVAHGLETPEQRRDAGKPEEGSIAIRLRREGSEIVLEVADDGAGLDREAIRRRGEQRGLIEPGQVLSEAELDGLIFASGFSTSEQVSQLAGRGVGMDVVRNEVRQLGGSVDIHSVRGQGVTFTLRLPQTLAVTQAVFVRIGETTFAVPVGSVSGIGRISRTRYESGEGGYHYAGEEYVLHDLGSLVGQPVARADGQAQVPLLLVRAGDLRAAVAIDQVLGNREIVVKPVGLQIASVPGIYGATITGDGRVVVILDVAPLVRRYLSQPARPTLETPAEAQRQVPLVMVVDDSLTMRKVTSRVLERHNLDVTTARDGVEALELLEERVPDLMLLDIEMPRMDGYELATAMRADPRFKAVPIVMITSRSGEKHRQRAFEIGVQRYLGKPYQELDLMRNVYDLLGIARVRD encoded by the coding sequence ATGAGTGCGCTTCGCGATGCGATGAGCCACGCCGCGCTGGGCTGGGTCAAGCCGGAGCTGGACGAAACGTTGCGCCAGGCGCGCAACGAGATCGAATACTTCGCCGAAGAACCGTCTGACACCAGTCGGATGCGCTTCTGCGCCGGTTACCTGCACCAGGTGCAGGGCACCTTGCGCATGGTCGAGCTGTACGCGCCGGCGATGGTGGCCGAAGAACTGGAGCTGCTCGCCAACGCGGTGCAGGCCGGTGAGGTCAGCGACCGCGACGAAGCCTGCGCCATGCTGATGCGCGGCACCGTGCTGCTGCCCGATTATCTGGAGCGTCTGCAGAACGGCCATCGCGACATCCCGATCGTGCTGCTGCCGCTGCTCAATGAAATCCGCGCCACCCGTGGCCAGCCGGGTCTCAACGAGAGCGTGCTGTTTGCGTTCGATCCGCAGGCCGGCGTCGCTACCGAAGCGGAACTGGATCACGCACGCGGCAGTCTGTCCGGCCGCAACCGCGAATTGCTCGACACTGTCGGCAGTGCGGTCAAGGAAGAATTGCTGCGCGTGAAAGACGCGCTGGATCTGCATCTGCGGACCGGTGGCGACATCGCCGAGCTGCAGAGCCAGGTCAAGGACCTCGGCAGCGTTGCCGACACCCTGGGCATGATGGGGTTGGGCGTGGCGCGCAACGTCGTCGTGCAGCAGCGCGATGCGCTGGCGCGCGTGGTCGACGGCCAGGTGCAGATGGACGAAGGCGTGCTGCTGGATATCGCCGGCGCGCTGTTGTACGTGGATGCGTCGCTGGACGATCAGGTCGCCAGTCTCGGTGCCGATGTGGGCGACGGAAATGAGGCAAGCAACAGCGCCACCTCGTCGGAAGTACGTCGCACGGTGGATGTGCTGGCACAGGAAGCGATCGCCAACTTCGGCGCAGCGCGCGAACATTTCGTTGCCTTCATCGAGACCAATTGGGATCACGCGCGTCTGGCCGATGTGCCGCATCTGCTGGGCGAAGTCGGTGGTGCCTTGCGCATCCTCGAACTGCCGCAGGCGGCCGATTATCTGGAAGGCGTGCGCCGTTACGTCGATCTGGAGCTGATCGGCAAGCAGCGCGTACCCAGCGGCCGCCAGCTGGATACGCTGGCCGACGCGATGGCCAGCCTGGAGTACTACCTGGAAGCCCTGCGCGAGCGCCGCCCCGGCCGCGAGGAAATTCTGGACATCACCCGCAACAGCCTGGAAACGCTGCGCTATTGGCCGCTGCCTTCGGGCCAGCCGTCCGACTTGCCGGTGGGCGCCGACCAGCCGGGCAACGTTGCCGAGGTGCAGCCGGTGGCCGTGTCGCTCGCCCCGCATGCTGGCACGCCGGAAGCGGCGGCCAACGATGCGGCGCCTGTGGCGTCGCTGGAATGGGCCAACGAAACCGTGGTCGAGACGCCGTTCGCGGCCAGCGTGGTGCACGACACCGGCGCTGCGGCCACCGATACGGTGTTCTCGTTCGACCCGGTGGCTGCGGAAGAAACCGTCTCTGGTCAGGCGCACGTGCCCTTTACGGTTGCACCGCTGGAGCTGTCCGACGACGGTGCGCACGCGCCCGGCGATTGGCAGCTGGAGACCACCGAACAAGCTGCACCGATCGGGACGTCGGCGTTCGACCCGGTGTCGGCCGAGCAGGACAGCTTCGCCTCGAGCGAGGCCGCGCAGATCAGCTACACCATGGACCTGAGTGCGCTCGAACAGGAACAGGCTGCCATGCCTGTCGTCGCCGAGGCCACGCCGCTGCAGATCGAGCAAATCGATTTGCTCGATCTGGATCAGACCGCGGCGCCGCTGGATTTCATTGCCGAAAACCAAGCGCGCCGCGCGCAGAGCAGCATCGAAGATGCGTTCTCGCCCCCACCGGCTCCGCCGCAGGAGCTGGACGATCCGTTTGTCGAGTCCGCGCCCGACGACGCACAGGATGTCCCGCCCGTTACTGCGGAGCAGACCGCTCCGCGCGTGCAGCAGGCCACGGTCAGCGAGTTCGAACTGGACGACGCATCGGCCGCCTTCCTGGCACAGCTCGACGCGGCCTCCGCGCAGTTCGATGTGGAGCGTCCGCAGGATGCGCCTGCAGCTAGCGACGCAGCATCCGAGGCTATGCCGGTGCAGGAAGCGAGCGAACCGGTGACGGTCGTTGCTGCCGATTCCGGCATTTTTGGCGGCTTCGGCGATAGCGATATCGACGACGATATCCGCGATGTCTTCCTCGAAGAATTCGATGAAGAACTGGTCAACCTCGGGCAGTTGTTGCCGGTTTGGCGCGCCGCGCCCCATAGCCCGGACAACCTGCGCCCGATCCGCCGTGTCTTTCATACCTTGAAGGGCAGCGGACGTCTGGTCGGTGCCAGCGTGCTCGGCGAATTCAGCTGGAAGATCGAGAGCATGCTCAACCGCGTGCTCGACAACTCGCGCCCGGCCAGCCCTGCGGTCGTGGCGATGGTCGAACTGGCGTACGAAGTGCTGCCGCAATTCAACGCAGCCCTGCGCGACCAGGGCCGCATCAGCGCCGATCTGCCGGAAATCCAGACAGTTGCCGAACGAGTGGCTGCCGGCGAAGAGGTCTATTACGTGCCCGCACCGGTCACCCCGGTGGCGGTCGAGATTGCGGCGATTCCCGCCGTTTCCGGGGCGCTTGTGGCCAGTGGCGGCACGCCGGCATCGGTGGACAGCGTGCTGCGCGAGATCCTGGAAGCCGAAGTCGCCACGCATCTGGAAACGGTCAACGCCTGGTTGCAGGCCGCCCAGGTCGAGCCGCAACTGGCAACCGAAGAACTATTGCGCGCCGTGCACACCATGAGTGGCGCCTTCGCGATGACCGATGTGCCGGAAATCACCTTGGTGACCACGCCGGCCGAGAGTTACGTCAAGCGTCTGCTCGCGGCGTCGCAGACGCCGTCGCAGGAAGGGGTTGATGCGATCACCGCCACTGCTGCGGCGATCGCCACCACGGTTACCGCACTGCGCGCCGATGCGCCGCTGATTCCGTCGTTTGGTCCGTTGACCGAACGCTTGCGTGCCTTGGTGGACACGCTTCCCGAAGCGCAGTGGCCGCCGCAGGTGGCTCTGGACGAGCTGGACGACCTCGACGCTGTCAGCGATGAGGTTGCCGAGAGCGAAGCGGTCGAACTCACCGGCGTGGAAGATCTGTCGCGCTACCTGGACGCCAGCGCACTGCCGGCCGATACCGCCGCACCGACGTATCCGATTGACCAGCCACGGGACGCCAACGCACACCCCGAGGCTCCGATTGCGGTGGACGAGTTGGCCGATGCCGAGGCAGCAGCGTCGCTGCATGCGCTGCAATCGCCTGCAGCGACCGATGAGCACGTCGCAGCGTTGGAACAGGACACTGCAATCGCCGAGTCCGATGCCGCGTCCGGCGATGACGCCGCACCGGTCAGGCAGACAGAACAGGCCGACGCGCTGCACGGCGATGCCGCGCAACATGACCAAGCCGCAGCGCGGGGCACCGACGCGCATGCCGGCTCGATCGATGAGCCGGCGGTCGAAGCCGACGCCTGGGATGCCACCGAGCTGCAACACGCCGGGACAGCGGAAGCAGCATGGCAGCCTGCAGAACACGCCGAAGCTGCGGTAGCCGAAACGCACCTTGCATCCGACGCATCGCCGTCGGCGCACGACGCTGCAGACCACGGTGCGCACGCAGAGGAGCGCGTTGCGGTCGACGAGCTGGCCGAAGCGGAAGCCACGCTGGGCGAAACGCAGACGCTTGCACCAGTGGCCGATACCGGCACGGTCGCAGACGACGCGATTGTCGAAACCATCGACGCATTGGAAGCCGTGCACGTCGATGCGCCGGTCGCCGACGAGGCGCCTGCTGCCATTGCCGAAGACTGGACGCCTGAAACTGCGGCGCTGGACCACGTCTCGACCGATCAGGATGGTCAGTTGGTCGAGCAGGGCGACGGTGACCCCGTCGCCGCATCGTCCGAACATGATACTGGCGCGCAGGATGAGCACGCCGAGCACGGCACCGCCCTGGCGGTGGAGCACGGTGAGTCGGTGCAGGCGCACGCCGCCGATGCGCCGGCGAACGAACAGGATCAGTACGCGGCGCAAGCGGACGAGCATGCAGGGTCGCAAGACCATGCGGACGCGGAGCAGTCGGCCCATTCCGACGCGCAGGCGGGGTACGACGCACCGTCGCAGTCGGACACGCAGGTCGAATCGAGCGATCAGCTGGACGCGCTCGAAAAGGCGCAGCCGGACGAGCAATCGCACGACGACGCGGCGCGTGCCGAGACTGTCGATGACGCCGCGCAGGCGGAAGGCGAGCATGTGGATGCGACGTCCTCGGACGCCACGCTCGCAGAGGTCGAGGACGCCGACGCGCAGCATGCCGAGGCGGTACACGCCGATGACGCAGTGCCGGAGCAGACCATCGAGTCGGTGCAGGCGTTCGAGATGGCGCATGCGGCCGACCAGGTTGAGGAATCGGGCGATCCGCAGTCGGAGACCGCGCCCGAGCTGCATGACCATGTCGCGATGGCCGACGCCGAGGCGCAGCCTGACGACGCGACTGCAACCCACGAGCAGCTTGAGCAGGCAGAACGCGCCGACGCCGCCGAAGCCATGGCCGCCGAGCACGAAACCGCTGAGCACGAAGCCACCGCAGCTGCGGCCTTCAGCGCACCGGTGGAAGACACAGCGCCTGTCGAGACGGCAACCAACGAGGTGGGTGCGGCGTTCGATATCGGCCCGCTCAACTTCGATCAGCTCGATGGCGAACTGGTCGACATCTTTGTCGAAGAGGGCCGCGACCTGCTGGACCATTGCGATGGCCTGATTGCCCGCATGCACGAAGTGCCGGAAGACCGCGAGGTCCTCAACGGACTGCAGCGCGATCTGCACACGCTCAAGGGCGGTGCGCGCATGGCGGGCATCAACGCCATCGGCGACCTCGGGCATGCGATCGAATCGCTGCTCGAAGCGGTGGCGGCCAACCGTACCGATATCGACCGCGATGACGTGCGCTTGTTCGAACGTGGTTTCGACCGGTTGCATCAGTTGCTGACCCGCACCGGCATGCACCGCGCCGTGTCGATGCCGACCGACCTGGTGGAAGCCTTCGAAACCCGTACCCGCGGCCGCAATGCCGCAGAGCCCAGCGACGCCGATGTCCGCGCGATCGCCAAGGCATCGGTGGAACCGGCACCGTTGTCGGCGCCGATCCCGGTCGAAGGCCAGGTCGAGGAAGAACTGATGCCGCGCGCGCAGCAGGAACAGGTGCGCGTGCGTGCCGACCTGCTGGACCGCCTGGTCAACCATGCCGGCGAAGTGGCGATCTACCGCTCGCGCCTGGAACAGCAGATGGGCGCCTTCCGTGGCGCCATGGGCGAACTGGATCGCACCAACGCCCGTCTGCGCGACCAGTTGCGGCGCCTGGATCTGGAAACCGAAGCGCAGATCGTGGCGCGTTATCAGCGTGAGCAGGACCAGGGCGATCGCACCTTCGATCCGCTAGAACTGGACCGCTTCTCGACCTTGCAACAGCTCAGTCGTGCGCTGAACGAATCGGCGGCCGACTTGGGCGGTTTGCAGGGCGTGCTGGAGGATCTGTCGCGTCAGTACGACGGCCTGCTGCAACAGCAGTCGCGCGTTAGCTCCGAGCTGCAGGATGGCCTGATGCGCGCGCGCATGGTGCCGTTCGACGGCTTGGTGCCGCGCCTGCGCCGTGTGGTGCGCCAGGCGGCGACCGATACCGGCAAGCAGGTGCACCTGGTGCTGGAAGGCACCCAGGGCGAACTGGATCGCAACGTGCTCGATCGCATGGTCGCGCCGTTGGAACACATGCTGCGCAACTCGGTTGCGCATGGCCTGGAGACGCCAGAACAGCGTCGCGACGCGGGCAAGCCGGAAGAAGGCAGCATCGCGATCCGTCTACGCCGCGAAGGTTCGGAAATCGTGCTGGAAGTGGCCGATGACGGCGCCGGGCTGGACCGCGAGGCGATCCGTCGCCGCGGCGAACAGCGCGGCCTGATCGAACCCGGCCAGGTGCTCAGCGAGGCCGAACTGGATGGCCTGATCTTCGCCTCTGGCTTCAGCACCTCCGAGCAGGTCAGTCAGCTGGCCGGTCGTGGTGTGGGCATGGACGTGGTGCGCAACGAAGTGCGTCAGCTCGGCGGCTCGGTGGATATCCACTCGGTACGCGGCCAGGGCGTCACCTTCACCTTGCGTCTGCCGCAGACGCTGGCGGTGACCCAGGCGGTGTTCGTGCGCATCGGCGAAACGACGTTTGCGGTGCCGGTGGGTTCGGTCAGCGGTATCGGCCGCATCTCGCGCACCCGTTACGAGTCGGGCGAGGGCGGTTACCACTACGCCGGCGAAGAGTACGTGCTGCACGATCTGGGCTCGCTGGTCGGCCAGCCGGTTGCGCGTGCCGATGGTCAGGCACAGGTGCCGTTGTTGCTGGTACGTGCGGGCGACCTGCGCGCGGCAGTGGCGATCGATCAGGTGCTGGGCAACCGCGAAATCGTGGTCAAGCCGGTGGGTCTGCAGATCGCCTCGGTGCCGGGTATCTATGGCGCCACCATCACCGGCGATGGCCGCGTGGTGGTGATCCTGGACGTGGCGCCGCTGGTGCGTCGTTACCTCAGCCAGCCGGCGCGTCCGACGCTGGAAACCCCGGCCGAAGCGCAACGCCAGGTGCCGTTGGTGATGGTGGTCGACGATTCGCTGACCATGCGCAAGGTCACCAGCCGCGTGCTGGAACGCCACAATCTGGATGTCACCACTGCCCGCGACGGCGTCGAAGCACTGGAACTGCTCGAAGAGCGTGTGCCCGACCTGATGCTGCTGGATATCGAGATGCCGCGCATGGACGGCTACGAGCTGGCCACCGCGATGCGCGCCGACCCGCGCTTCAAGGCGGTGCCAATCGTGATGATCACCTCGCGCAGTGGCGAGAAGCATCGCCAGCGCGCCTTCGAGATCGGCGTGCAGCGCTACCTGGGCAAGCCTTACCAAGAGTTGGATCTGATGCGAAACGTGTATGACCTGCTGGGGATCGCCCGTGTCCGAGACTAA